The Populus nigra chromosome 4, ddPopNigr1.1, whole genome shotgun sequence genome contains the following window.
GCCCTAAacgggaaaaaaaatctaagtaaaGGGCTTCTGATTTACACAATCTAAGTTAGGCCCAGTACTTACATTAAACAATGCTGCGTATCTCTGAAAAAACCCAATCCGATCATTAACTCGCGCATCGTTAGGAATTCCACATTCAAGACCACCGTTGATGATGTTAGTCACCAACCCGTAGCCGGCAGTCCGATTAGCTGCCACACCAGCTGCTGTTGGCTTATATTTTCCAATCATGACGTTGTGGCAAGATGGTTTTGGGCTCTGCTTAGTCATCCAAAACCAAAGAGCTGTCTTGAAGGCGATTAAGGAGTTGTTAGACACTATATCTGGGTTGTTAAGCCCATCAAATCCTAATGCCTTGCCTGCTGGTCCATAATTGTAATTCCTGCCCCAGCATcagcaaaataaatttaataagccTTGTTAATATTGATACCAAATTGAAATCAACATGGATCCTGAATGCAATGCTTGTTTAACGAATGAATATATATTACCATGATAGTTGAATAGGCCCTCTTCCTTTGTAGGATTTCCCAGGGGAGCATGGCCATCGAGTGTTGCTTGAGTTACAGTAATTACCTTGTGGACTCACTTCTTCCTTGAAGCACAAACCCCATGCAAATGGTCCATCGGGTGCGGTAGGCCACCCACCTGTGGTCTCATGGGATATTTGAGCAAGAAAAGCTGCAATTTCTCGCTTCCTCTTTATAGAACTACCTGTCCTGCCGAACCGAGGAAAAGATCTAGATGCTTGAATGAAGGAGTTGTACGTGTAAAAATCTTTAGCAGGGCATGCGTTGTTGTCCTTGTGTAGAAATATGGAATCAAAGAGGCCTTTACTAACAAGAGAAGAGATGTCATTGAATCTCCAAGCTTCAGCTTTATATGATCCAGACGAGAGGAAGATGGTGTAAAAAGCGAATGACAACAAAGTATAAGCAGGAGATGCCATCTTGTCTTTGCTAAAATGGGATGTAAAGAGGCGAGCAAGGCTTCTTATACATGTGTTAAGCATAGTTCTGTTTATGTATTTTAGTTCCAAAAACTCCATAAAGAAAGTCAGATACGTGCGATTCTTTTTCCGACGGTGCTATGCATgtattatacatataaaaaagattcaagAGATCCCTTTTTCGAATGGTTTGCAGTTGACTAACTAGATATCACATTCTCCCATTAATGATCTCCTCTATAGTCTTTACCTAAGCGGAAATGTCGAAACCAATCacaatagtttatttttagtCGCTACTGAAACCCAGCTTGTCATTTCTTAATGCCATCCAATTCCAGCGAGTCGTTTAATGCTTAATTATATACGTTGATTTCTGACTGAGCAGTTTCTTCCCACTGGCCACAGAGCACCACTTTAGGCTCAGAAGTCAAACAAAGAGCATGTGATGTGCGATCTTATTGCATATGCCTACGTTACCGGACCCTCTTTTTGGGTGCATCAGCACCATGCTCTCCGGGTTCAACTCGATCGCAGTTACTATTGGTCTTAAGAATCTCTGCTAACATAAAATACATTGTTCCTAAGGCAACGCTCATCTCTCTAGTGGGTATTGGGCTGTTAGCTGTTAATAATTCATACAATACTCCCGGCCTCTTAAGAAGTGCATGAATCAACATATGTCATTAATATTCCggttataagaaaaaatatatatgtaaaaagaAGTCAGTGTGAAAACGGAATAGGGCTCGATAAAAGGCTTTGACCCAGTGTTATCAATGCTCACAATTATGGGCAGCTAGCCGAGATATCATAATGGGCTCGGACTTACCTAGAAAATCCACGGGCTAGAGGGAGATATCCATGATTTATCTTTtcatctatatatttattttttgaaaaggatgattttcatttaaattgaaGACTAAAGAAAAGTTCATAACATAGTTCACCATTTGCGACGCGAGGCGGAGGCAAGGCATTGAGTTATTTTAAAGAATCAAAGgggtatattaatttttttaaaaaataaaattcaatatctaaaaattatatcaaagaaaatcaaaagttaaCTCCTttgatttataactttttttaaaaaatttcatattaaaactAACTTTTCTAAAATATCCATCTactcattttttgttttagagatctttaaagaaataagataaaagtaatataggaaataaaatgaattgaattttattttttaaaaacttataaattcaactaatttattaattaaatttaaattgcatattataattgaatttaattaagttaAGAATTAATTCCAAACAGGCTATAGTTTATCATTGGACACATTCTTTGACATTTGTGAACCATGCATAATAGAGTTGGATGTTCACAAAAGAAATAACTCGGTCAAACATAGGTGAAAGGGATTTATgcataaatttcattttaacgAAATGTATTTGATTGTTTAGTGTAGTAGATTTCAttactattttgttttattaatgtggatgtCTGGGTTAGCTTCATGCACTTCAACTAATTTcacggaccctgaagttaatgaccatgtaagctttcagTGATCCTGAGATTTGTGGGACTCGAACCGGTgatctatagaaagcaaatctagAGTCTGACTAGTTGAGCTACACTCATTCATTATTATCACTAG
Protein-coding sequences here:
- the LOC133692824 gene encoding chitinase 10-like, whose translation is MEFLELKYINRTMLNTCIRSLARLFTSHFSKDKMASPAYTLLSFAFYTIFLSSGSYKAEAWRFNDISSLVSKGLFDSIFLHKDNNACPAKDFYTYNSFIQASRSFPRFGRTGSSIKRKREIAAFLAQISHETTGGWPTAPDGPFAWGLCFKEEVSPQGNYCNSSNTRWPCSPGKSYKGRGPIQLSWNYNYGPAGKALGFDGLNNPDIVSNNSLIAFKTALWFWMTKQSPKPSCHNVMIGKYKPTAAGVAANRTAGYGLVTNIINGGLECGIPNDARVNDRIGFFQRYAALFNVSTGPNLDCVNQKPFT